The Coccinella septempunctata chromosome X, icCocSept1.1, whole genome shotgun sequence nucleotide sequence TCTCTCTGAGCATTCAAAGGGCTCCGCTCGATGAAGATCAATTTGTTCGGTATAATCTTCGCTTCCAGATGTATTTAATTCAACATCCATACTTTATCGGCACATTGGAGAAGATTAGAATTatttaaaattcagaaattacTCTTTTCATTAATACAGACCTTCTTGTTTTCTCCAGAACCTATTATAATATTGGAATCTCATGATATAATATAATTTCAGTAGGGGTTGGAAAATATATTGAATCTGCAGATCTGACACAAACCAACCAAAGTTATTCTGATAAATCTCACTTCACAGATTGCACAATAAATTACAGGTTAAAATGTTttgtataaaaataattatcactgGTTTCTTCATAATATTCACAGTTTCTCGCGGGTGTTTTCCCTTATCCAATTGATATAACTAGTGACTCTCGTATAAACACCAGGATACCCTGGTTCTCCACATTTATTCCCGAATGAAACAACTCCAACTTGAATCCATCGTGTATCCCAAAATGCCATTAAGGGTCCTCCCGAATCACCCTGCAAAAATCATGGAAAGCTTATCGCTGAATCCTATCTTAGTCAACAATTAAAGGAAATTTTCAATCTTATACCTGACATGCATCTGTGCCCCCTTCTGAATATCCAGCACAAATAAAATCTGAAGTGATAGGCTGAAAATAGGCCTCGTTGCAATCTTCATTTCTCCACACGGGCAGCACAGCCTGCCTCTGTACCGTACTCTCCTTGCCTCCATAGTAGGTCGTTCCCCAGCCTACGACCGTTGATCTTTTCCCAGCGAAGGAATCTCTCCACAAATTGGGAGGCGGGAGACAGATGGGTATCACATATTTGGACTTTCTGGCCGGACGATCCAGCAGAAGAATGGCTATGTCGTTGTAGAAACCGACTCGGCTGAATTGCGGATGCACTCTTACATCTGTTACTTTGAATGTTACGGGGGCTGAAGGTTCGTCGTTTCTTTTTAAATCTATATCGCCCAACCTGACGGTGAACTGTTTCGCAGAGAACCTGCAAAGGCAACGAGGGTGTATCAAACAGTTGAACGATACTGGGTGATTGACGTAGAACGAATAGATCAGGGTCCAAAACCCCTCGATCCAAATTTGCAGTTCAATATTGGAGCTATTTCTCCCTAATCTTCTAGTGGACGGTCTACGTCAATCGCCCTATATTAACTTTTTGACTCTACTTACGGTCGTTGTCTGGAGTCTCTCGTACAATGAGCAGCAGTTAAAATATGCCTTGCTGTAATGAGAGATCCACCACACCAGAATTCGGTCCTCTTGGAACCATGCAAAAATATGGCTGCCATCCATGGCCATCGCCCTGGCAGAGCTTCCTCGCCTCCCACTACTCGGAACTTGGCTGATTCAGGTTGACCACATTCTACCAATTGACAATAGCTATTATATCAAGGGAGAATTTGAAGCATACTAGCAGTTGCAGAATGTTAGTTTGACTCACCACCAGTGTCCACGTAATTCGATTCAACTTGCGGAACATTTGGGAAATGCGATGGATTCGGCCTATTAGGAGAACTTGTTATTTTAATCGGTGGTCTTATCGTATTGCTACTAGACGATGGCCTAGTACTCAGTTTGATCGGCTTGGTAGTCGTTGTGGTTGTCGTTATTGGTTTTCGAGTGGTAGATGTGTAGGAGGACTGTACAGGTTGTAATTTGGTTCCTTGGATTACGGGGCAGCAGACTCCAGGAACGAAGAGACTCTTGAAACAGAGGGATTGTCTGAGGGTTCCTAGGTTCAACAGGAGCTGGGGGCAGTCACTTAGATCTTTGCAAGATCTGAAAATTGATGCATACAGAAAGCGTTACGTTTCGCTTGATGTCAGAATTCATAAGCGAAAATGGTTTATATTACAAGAATTTACCCTATTGTTCCTCCAGGTGTGGTGCAGCTGCTTTTTTTGTCTTCTCCATCCTCATAGTCGTCTCTTTCTATCAATTTCTCATCTTTAATGTTAATAGCACTAGGTAATGCCTCTCTAACATAGGGGGCAATGGTGTCTGTTACGTTTCTTCCCAGAACATTTTTACTTATGGTGTATATGGCACTTGGTACTTCGTTCGATATTTTGGTGCTATCATCATCACCTATTGTCATATTAACTATGTATCTACCTACAGTATTGATAGCTCCTAAGGTCTCGGTAATTTTATGCAAGGTGTCAGGATCGAAATGTCTAGTTGTTTCAACATCTTGAGATGTTTCGTGTCTACGTGTTATCACATGTCTTGGTTCGGCTAATTTAACCCAACGTCTTATGTGACCACTCTCCTGCCATGGTTCATGGTATTCTATGATATCTTGATAAGttccttcagttgtagaatgacAGAACCAGCATAGAATGAATATTATCTctgcaaaaattattttcttatattgtgaatatacatataatatCACCATGGATGGAATATGGATGCGTGGGTGGAATATGGATGCGTGGTTAGAATCTAGATGCGCAGGTAGAATCCTGATGCGCGGGTTGAAGCTGCATGCGTCGGTGGAATATGGATGCGTGGGTGGACTATGGATGCGTGGGTGGACTATGGATGCGTGGGTCGACTATGGATGCGAGGGTGGACTATGGATGCGTGGGTGGAATATGGATGCGTGTGGGTAGAATATAGATGCGTGGATGGAATATGAATGCGTGGGCGGAATATGGATGCGTGGGTAAAATCTAGATACGCGGGTAGAATCCTGATGCACAGGTAGAATCTGGATGCGCGGGTAGAATCTGGATGCGCGGGTTTCTTCTGGATTATTCCAGGTGCGCGGGTAGAATTTTGATGCACGGGTAGGGCCTGGATATGCCTGTAGAACCCTGTCGGAATATTTCGAGGATCCTAGGAATAATAAATCTTtgtgtggaattttcagagttttTTTTCAGTGCTCGATTCCGAAAAGactttcatcagaaaaaaattaactaaaaatgaatttcgatattttcgaaactgTTGATGTTAATATTCAAGAAACTTGAAATATCTATTGTTATAATAATACTTGTTTATCTTAGAGAGCTGCTAAACTTATTTTGTAATAGAAATTACAACTATATTTCAAAACCTAACCAAATAACTATAACACCTTGACTTGACGGTAATCGTGCTGTAGCTGACGCCGCGCTCgcgtaaaaatatttatttttttctaatagAAGCATCCATTGcagttttattttaaattattgaAAGCAATTCCAAAGATTTCGGAAATTTATTATAATGGTATTcctatcatcatcatcagtctTCATCTATTAGATTGACCTTCGCATGCACCTTTCTGGTCCTGCTGGCCACGGTTATTCAATGTCCTGCTCAGAGTTGATGGTGAATCACGTCTTACGAAAAACTGGGATCTCCGATTACATCAAAACGGATATGTTCGAAGAGAGTTGGACGGTGAAAGTGAACGCGACTTTGACATTGTTATGTGTTATGATGCATCCACGGACACTAAAAACGAACAATAAATATCTCCTCGGGCTACGCGTCAATTGCGTCTCGATACTAGGAAATCGATTCAATAGTTTTCGGAGAAATCATTTTCATTCGAATCCTGGTTTAGTGAAAATTATTGTAAAATACCTGATGACATTTTTTTAATGAGCATGAAATACCTACTAGACttctgttgaagaaaaattttaaagGAAATGTCGATGCCTTCTTCAACTTTTCCGTTAGGGAAATTTTCTCATAGGGCCAATTCTTTTTCCTTCTACCTTTGGGCTGCTTTCATAGCCCCACTGAGTCAGTTTCCAAATCAGGCATTTGTTTTCTACCATGTCTTAATTGAGGGGAAACTCTTTATGTGCAATTCCCCTTATTAAATTGGAAAAACTATCAACATGAGTGTCTTCATCACAAATTTATATTTATCTTCAACCCTCAGTATTTATATTCTTATAACAATATTAATTGTTTCGAAAGAATTCAGTATGAAAAAACGGCGAGATGAAAAAATCTTCTTATTTGCTTCTGAATTCTTTCTGGATGAAAGAGATTTGAAACTTTCCGAATTATATGGAATGAATTATTGTGGAGGTTTAGTCAGTAGATAAATGTGTATCAAACAATATTTACATCGCTTTTATTTTACTAGCCGGTAAACTACAAAACGAAATAATTTCAATGCTgaacatatatatttttttaatacgCCAATTATGGCCAAACACCAGAGTTTCTAGTGGTATATAAGAAACAAGTAAAGTTCCTATGTACCATTCAATTTTCATTGTGGATTAATTAACGCATGATTAATAACTTTATGTTAAACTTACCGCTGAATGTTATCCGAATTAATCTACTCGAGTGCATAATAGCCAACCACACTCAGCACAACATTCGTTAACATTTACTGTATTCAAACTATGACCTGAATCCACTAGTCTTGAAGAAAGTGATGGCCATATAACCTTTCTTGAATTTCTCCCACTAGTAAGTTGGTTTTTACTTTCATTGAGAGATAGGACGGTTCAGTTGAATGGCTACATGAATCCGTATACGTAATCCTTTTCACATACCTACACCCCTTAGAATAATAATGTTGCACTAAATTTTCGTAATGATAAACAATCATGCTCTTTCACTTGAGAAGTAGTCGTTGTCTCTGTACATTTTTTCTcctagaaaatgttataccacaaaccagtggcgtagcttgccttagaggggccctgtatcaaaatgtgttgaggggccctaaggaagggtgaagtaaaaataaaagtagcaaaaaatgttcgattagtatGGAAATGATTATATttacttataattaaaagttctaacttatacttggtgctgggagcgaaatattataatatacaaacaaataacatacaaacaatataaaataatatgcaaacaaataataaacaaacaatacaaaaaattaaagatttTTTCTAGcctttatttcagcaaatctatttatcaaatcagccatatCTGATGACGATTTCACTTCTATTGACAATAATGACATGTCTGAaagccgttcctgtcccatagaagtcctcaaataatttttatgagttttaattttgaaaaactcctttcagcggttgcagttgtaaccggaagggtcaaaaataaaaggcatgcagtaataacgtccggaaaactggatgcaaggaTATTGAATTTCATCAGGACTATGTAATTCTCAAAGATCTTTGATGGCAAGAATTTTCTGAATATCAGATTTTAAGTATTGGTATCTATCTAAATGATCACTTCGGTGTTATTCTcgaaaatgctattgtaaaacctgtaagaggttttggataacatttttaggaattttttgcttacagacattcaGGGGCCCTTAAAGCcagggggccccgtatcactgataccgctgataccgcggtagctacgcccctgccACAAACAGCTATTACTACTGTTGATTCTCTTCGGTGCTGCTCTATTTTATATGAAACTTGTAAACTTTCGTTTATTTAATTCATCA carries:
- the LOC123322197 gene encoding proclotting enzyme-like — translated: MHSSRLIRITFSEIIFILCWFCHSTTEGTYQDIIEYHEPWQESGHIRRWVKLAEPRHVITRRHETSQDVETTRHFDPDTLHKITETLGAINTVGRYIVNMTIGDDDSTKISNEVPSAIYTISKNVLGRNVTDTIAPYVREALPSAINIKDEKLIERDDYEDGEDKKSSCTTPGGTIGSCKDLSDCPQLLLNLGTLRQSLCFKSLFVPGVCCPVIQGTKLQPVQSSYTSTTRKPITTTTTTTKPIKLSTRPSSSSNTIRPPIKITSSPNRPNPSHFPNVPQVESNYVDTGECGQPESAKFRVVGGEEALPGRWPWMAAIFLHGSKRTEFWCGGSLITARHILTAAHCTRDSRQRPFSAKQFTVRLGDIDLKRNDEPSAPVTFKVTDVRVHPQFSRVGFYNDIAILLLDRPARKSKYVIPICLPPPNLWRDSFAGKRSTVVGWGTTYYGGKESTVQRQAVLPVWRNEDCNEAYFQPITSDFICAGYSEGGTDACQGDSGGPLMAFWDTRWIQVGVVSFGNKCGEPGYPGVYTRVTSYINWIRENTREKL